In Gordonia phthalatica, one genomic interval encodes:
- a CDS encoding FAD-binding protein, which yields MTNNAVLPIETRKLMGWGRTMPIEGHVLSTPYPEVIAEAVARVADDNADKPSYLRRGVIARGLGRSYGENAQNSGGLTIDMTQLTRIHEINDETGVVDVDAGVDLDTLMRIALPHGLWVPVLPGTRQVTVGGAIGCDIHGKNHHSAGSFGNHVVEIHLLTASGEILTLTPEGSSDDPDASIFWATVGGIGLTGIILRAKIKMTHTETAYFIADGSVTKSLDETIALHMDGSEENYTYSSGWFDAISKPPRLGRGTFSRGSLATLDQLPDKLAKDPLKFDAPTLVNFPDIFPNGLANKLNFSMVGEAYYRMGGNYQGKIANLTQFYHPLDLFGNWNRAYGSKGFLQYQFIVPPEAVEEFKGIIYDIQASGHVSFLNVFKLFGEGNQAPLSFPMPGWNICVDFPIKRGLHEFVRELDQRVMSIGGRLYTAKDSRTSAETFHAMYPEIDKWIATRRRVDPNHVFMSDMGRRLELV from the coding sequence ATGACGAACAACGCTGTACTCCCGATCGAGACCCGCAAGCTCATGGGCTGGGGCCGGACCATGCCGATCGAAGGGCATGTCCTGTCGACCCCGTACCCGGAGGTCATCGCCGAAGCGGTGGCGCGCGTGGCGGACGACAACGCCGACAAGCCGAGCTACCTGCGCCGCGGAGTGATCGCGCGCGGGCTGGGGCGGTCGTACGGCGAGAACGCCCAGAACTCGGGCGGCCTCACCATCGACATGACCCAGCTGACGCGGATCCACGAGATCAACGACGAGACCGGCGTCGTCGACGTGGACGCCGGCGTCGACCTCGACACCCTGATGCGCATCGCCCTCCCGCACGGCCTGTGGGTTCCGGTCCTGCCGGGCACCCGCCAGGTGACCGTCGGCGGCGCCATCGGCTGCGACATCCACGGCAAGAACCACCACAGCGCGGGCAGCTTCGGCAACCACGTCGTCGAGATCCACCTGCTCACGGCGTCGGGCGAGATCCTGACGCTGACCCCCGAGGGCAGCAGCGACGACCCCGACGCGTCGATCTTCTGGGCCACCGTCGGCGGCATCGGCCTCACCGGCATCATCCTGCGCGCCAAGATCAAGATGACGCACACCGAGACCGCGTACTTCATCGCCGACGGCTCGGTCACCAAGAGCCTCGACGAGACCATCGCGCTGCACATGGACGGCTCGGAAGAGAACTACACCTACAGCTCCGGCTGGTTCGACGCCATCAGCAAGCCGCCCCGTCTGGGGCGCGGCACCTTCTCGCGCGGCAGCCTCGCCACCCTGGATCAGCTGCCCGACAAGCTCGCCAAGGACCCGCTGAAGTTCGACGCCCCCACGCTGGTGAACTTCCCGGACATCTTCCCGAACGGCCTGGCCAACAAGCTGAACTTCTCGATGGTCGGCGAGGCCTACTACCGGATGGGCGGCAACTACCAGGGCAAGATCGCGAACCTGACGCAGTTCTATCACCCGCTCGACCTGTTCGGGAACTGGAACCGCGCCTACGGATCGAAGGGCTTCCTGCAGTACCAGTTCATCGTTCCGCCCGAGGCCGTCGAAGAGTTCAAGGGCATCATCTACGACATCCAGGCGTCCGGACACGTCAGCTTCTTGAACGTCTTCAAGCTGTTCGGCGAGGGCAATCAGGCGCCGCTGAGCTTCCCGATGCCGGGCTGGAACATCTGCGTCGACTTCCCGATCAAGCGCGGGCTGCACGAGTTCGTCCGCGAGCTCGACCAGCGCGTCATGTCGATCGGCGGCCGCCTTTACACCGCGAAGGACTCGCGGACCAGCGCCGAGACCTTCCACGCGATGTACCCGGAGATCGACAAGTGGATCGCCACGCGCCGCCGCGTGGACCCGAACCACGTGTTCATGTCCGACATGGGTCGCCGCCTCGAGCTGGTCTGA
- a CDS encoding universal stress protein: MIVVGYSAGSFGRACLEQGIVEAKLRDTDLLVINAVSDARGQRVAEPEEMVDAENRLAASGVRFRISQPIGANPSEELLTAMDDPDAEMLIIGMRRRTQVGKLLLGSTSQYLLVECRKPVLVVKPTDAHRRDETEAPAE, encoded by the coding sequence ATGATCGTCGTCGGTTACTCGGCCGGATCGTTCGGGCGGGCGTGCCTGGAACAGGGCATCGTGGAGGCGAAGCTCCGCGACACGGATCTGCTGGTTATCAACGCCGTCTCGGACGCTCGCGGGCAGCGCGTCGCGGAGCCCGAGGAGATGGTCGACGCCGAGAACCGTCTCGCGGCGTCCGGTGTCCGGTTCCGGATCTCGCAGCCCATCGGTGCGAACCCCTCGGAGGAGCTCCTCACCGCGATGGACGATCCCGACGCCGAGATGCTGATCATCGGCATGCGCCGCCGCACTCAGGTGGGGAAGCTGCTGCTCGGCAGCACCTCCCAGTACCTGCTCGTCGAATGCCGCAAGCCGGTTCTGGTCGTGAAGCCGACCGATGCGCATCGGCGCGACGAGACGGAGGCTCCGGCCGAGTAG
- a CDS encoding alpha/beta hydrolase family protein: MRRTWNLRLKRSLAAVAVAATAAGLVSATAPVAHADEATAAPVWSGLDTRNYSGPIGAPGTLLAKTPLDRSISLPRAGSAYRILYATTDVHGKPAVSTGAIFLPKRPAPKTGHKVIAWAHGTTGLGDDCTPSALPRSDRDMAYLDHWLDQGYAIVATDYAGLGTPGLMSYLSSRVAAHSIVDSVKAASHTGLPLSKRWAIVGQSQGAGAALNGARWATALSKGSGLDYRGVVATGTPANIEHIVWQAGPAFPPVALPTGLNVYASYIWAGFSDARPDLKPTSILTAEGRRVLKQAQVRCYAEMRTVVDGDKISSWFAKPVTSIPGVQRALVEYMSTPYSGYDRPIFLGQGLKDMDVPAPSALSLYAQMRAAGQPVELHVYPTQDHSGTVLASMKDSTPFLARIMR; the protein is encoded by the coding sequence ATGCGTCGTACCTGGAATCTGCGTCTGAAGCGTTCCCTGGCCGCCGTCGCCGTTGCTGCGACGGCCGCCGGGCTGGTGAGCGCGACCGCACCCGTCGCCCACGCCGACGAGGCGACCGCGGCACCGGTGTGGTCGGGGCTGGACACCCGGAACTACAGCGGCCCGATCGGCGCGCCGGGCACCCTGCTCGCGAAGACTCCACTCGACCGGTCGATCTCCCTGCCGCGGGCCGGCAGCGCCTACCGGATCCTGTACGCGACCACCGACGTCCACGGGAAGCCCGCCGTCAGTACCGGCGCGATCTTCCTGCCCAAGCGTCCCGCCCCGAAGACCGGTCACAAGGTGATCGCGTGGGCGCACGGCACGACGGGCCTCGGCGACGACTGCACACCGTCGGCCCTCCCCCGCAGCGACCGCGACATGGCCTACCTCGATCACTGGCTCGATCAGGGCTACGCGATCGTCGCCACCGACTACGCGGGCCTCGGCACGCCCGGCCTGATGAGTTACCTCAGCAGCAGGGTGGCCGCGCACTCGATCGTCGACTCGGTGAAGGCCGCGTCGCACACCGGCCTGCCGCTGTCAAAGCGATGGGCGATCGTCGGACAGTCGCAGGGCGCCGGCGCCGCGCTGAACGGCGCCCGCTGGGCCACCGCCCTCTCGAAGGGCTCCGGCCTCGACTACCGCGGCGTGGTCGCGACCGGCACCCCCGCCAACATCGAGCACATCGTGTGGCAGGCCGGCCCGGCCTTCCCGCCTGTCGCCCTGCCGACCGGACTCAACGTGTACGCGTCGTACATCTGGGCCGGCTTCTCCGACGCCCGCCCGGACCTCAAGCCGACGTCGATCCTCACCGCCGAGGGACGTCGCGTCCTGAAGCAGGCACAGGTTCGCTGCTACGCCGAGATGCGCACAGTGGTCGATGGCGACAAGATCAGTTCCTGGTTCGCCAAGCCCGTCACGTCGATCCCCGGCGTCCAGCGGGCACTGGTCGAGTACATGAGCACCCCGTACAGCGGCTACGACCGCCCCATCTTCCTCGGCCAGGGCCTCAAGGACATGGACGTCCCCGCGCCGTCGGCACTGTCCCTGTACGCGCAGATGCGGGCCGCGGGACAGCCGGTGGAGCTGCACGTCTACCCGACACAGGACCACTCCGGGACAGTGCTGGCCTCGATGAAGGACTCGACGCCGTTCCTGGCGCGCATCATGCGGTGA
- a CDS encoding GtrA family protein, which produces MNADPAHPGDHPEHEDFRTRHAPMPLELPLDDEEASTDVDLKTQVTRFILTGGFSAIFDFGLTFLLQEVFGAPFWMAKAAGFILGTTIAYLLNRRWTFRAEPSTARFIAVVVLYAITFFVNIGLYNWLMHTWGTAFIAIVLAFCIAQGVATVINFVVQRAVIFKIR; this is translated from the coding sequence GTGAACGCCGATCCCGCGCACCCCGGCGACCATCCCGAGCACGAGGACTTCCGGACGCGTCACGCTCCGATGCCGTTGGAACTGCCGCTCGACGACGAGGAGGCTTCGACCGACGTCGACCTGAAGACCCAGGTCACGCGGTTCATCCTGACCGGCGGATTCTCGGCGATCTTCGACTTCGGGCTCACCTTCCTCCTTCAGGAGGTCTTCGGTGCACCGTTCTGGATGGCGAAGGCCGCGGGTTTCATCCTCGGCACCACCATCGCGTATCTGCTGAACCGGCGCTGGACGTTCCGCGCCGAGCCCAGCACGGCGCGCTTCATCGCCGTCGTCGTCCTGTACGCGATCACCTTCTTCGTCAACATCGGCCTCTACAACTGGCTGATGCACACGTGGGGCACCGCGTTCATCGCCATCGTCCTGGCGTTCTGCATCGCGCAGGGCGTCGCGACCGTCATCAACTTCGTCGTGCAGCGCGCGGTGATCTTCAAGATCCGGTAA
- a CDS encoding fused (3R)-hydroxyacyl-ACP dehydratase subunits HadA/HadB produces the protein MTSGEMTRADEISAMVGEVFTTADYYEVGREKVREFARALHDDNPFHWDEEKSRAGGHDALLAPLTMVAIMGTKSQAQLLEDHIPGNLLKSGVLQVDQSFTFHKPIKAGDKLYCDVNLETYRTVAGADLFTVKTLVREVNRGVLQESWTSLAGPGEDAGRLPDDFDEIVDQVIFSGADSHVDPLVPSSRAEIPVREDRPWTTIPFDELSEGMSLPTRQQRFTRGDVINYIGVSGDPNPIHHSDAVAKAAGLDTVVAQAMLTLGTASGYLTSFVGDPAAFLDMSARFTSPVYIPADAPAVVEYTAKVKSLNPENKTAMITFGASLNGKRVFGRCTATVQFS, from the coding sequence ATGACCAGCGGTGAAATGACTCGCGCAGACGAGATCTCTGCGATGGTCGGCGAAGTCTTCACGACCGCCGACTACTACGAAGTGGGACGCGAGAAGGTTCGCGAGTTCGCGCGTGCCCTGCATGACGACAACCCGTTCCACTGGGACGAGGAGAAGTCGCGCGCGGGCGGCCACGACGCTCTGCTGGCTCCGCTGACGATGGTCGCGATCATGGGCACCAAGTCGCAGGCCCAACTGCTGGAGGACCACATCCCCGGCAACCTGTTGAAGTCCGGTGTGTTGCAGGTGGATCAGAGCTTCACCTTCCACAAGCCGATCAAGGCAGGCGACAAGCTGTACTGCGACGTCAACCTCGAGACGTACCGCACCGTCGCCGGCGCCGACCTGTTCACGGTGAAGACCCTGGTCCGCGAGGTGAACCGCGGCGTCCTGCAGGAGTCGTGGACATCCCTCGCCGGTCCGGGCGAGGACGCGGGCCGCCTCCCCGACGACTTCGACGAGATCGTCGACCAGGTCATCTTCAGCGGTGCCGACAGCCACGTGGACCCGCTGGTGCCGTCGTCGCGCGCCGAGATCCCCGTACGCGAGGACCGACCGTGGACGACGATCCCGTTCGACGAGCTCAGCGAGGGCATGTCCCTGCCGACCCGGCAGCAGCGTTTCACCCGCGGCGATGTCATCAACTACATCGGCGTCTCCGGCGACCCGAACCCGATCCACCACAGCGATGCTGTCGCGAAGGCGGCCGGCCTGGACACCGTGGTCGCGCAGGCCATGCTGACCCTCGGCACCGCATCCGGGTACCTGACGTCGTTCGTCGGCGACCCCGCCGCGTTCCTCGACATGAGCGCCCGCTTCACCAGCCCCGTGTACATCCCGGCCGACGCGCCCGCCGTCGTCGAGTACACGGCCAAGGTCAAGTCGCTGAACCCGGAGAACAAGACCGCGATGATCACCTTCGGCGCGTCGCTGAACGGCAAGCGCGTCTTCGGCCGCTGCACCGCGACCGTCCAGTTCTCGTAA
- a CDS encoding TIGR03619 family F420-dependent LLM class oxidoreductase produces MRFTFAEAMTDFTYYPALAQAAEASGFAGMTIPDSLAYPEESDSVYPYTPDGRREFLEDKDFIETFIQAAALGAVTTTLRFLPFVLKLPVRPPALVAKQAASVACLTGGRLALGVGTSPWREDYDIMGVDYARRGKRMNECMDIIRGLTSPGYFEFHGEFYDIPKIKMSPTPSEPIPLLVGGHADAALKRAVQRGDGWMHGGGAPEELDALLDKLAAIRKAEGKENDPFEIHVISMDAYTVDGCKRLEDKGITDVIVGFRLPYILGKDTEPVETKITNIERFGEHVISKVNG; encoded by the coding sequence ATGCGATTCACCTTCGCCGAAGCGATGACCGACTTCACCTACTACCCCGCGCTGGCACAGGCCGCCGAGGCGTCCGGGTTCGCCGGGATGACGATCCCCGACTCCCTGGCCTATCCGGAGGAGTCCGACTCGGTGTACCCGTACACCCCCGACGGTCGCCGCGAGTTCCTGGAGGACAAGGACTTCATCGAGACCTTCATCCAGGCCGCCGCCCTCGGTGCGGTGACCACCACCCTCCGCTTCCTGCCGTTCGTCCTGAAGCTCCCCGTCCGACCGCCGGCCCTGGTCGCCAAGCAGGCCGCGTCGGTGGCCTGTCTGACCGGAGGCCGTCTCGCCCTCGGCGTCGGGACCAGCCCGTGGCGCGAGGACTACGACATCATGGGCGTCGACTACGCGCGACGCGGCAAGCGGATGAACGAGTGCATGGACATCATCCGCGGCCTCACGTCGCCGGGCTACTTCGAGTTCCACGGCGAGTTCTACGACATCCCGAAGATCAAGATGAGCCCGACGCCGTCGGAACCGATCCCCCTGCTGGTCGGCGGCCACGCGGACGCTGCACTGAAGCGCGCCGTGCAACGCGGCGACGGCTGGATGCACGGCGGCGGCGCCCCCGAAGAGCTGGATGCCCTACTCGACAAGCTGGCGGCGATCCGCAAGGCTGAGGGCAAGGAGAACGACCCGTTCGAGATCCACGTGATCTCGATGGACGCCTACACCGTCGACGGCTGCAAGCGCCTTGAGGACAAGGGCATCACCGACGTGATCGTCGGCTTCCGCCTGCCGTACATCCTCGGGAAGGACACGGAGCCCGTCGAGACGAAGATCACGAATATCGAGCGCTTCGGGGAGCATGTGATCTCGAAAGTCAACGGGTGA
- a CDS encoding glycosyltransferase, whose translation MSGRRIVGVVVTHKRRELLAESLKVLSNQDRPLDHLIVVDNAAEPEVGELVANQPIPTTYLPSQHNLGGAGGFALGMLHALALGADWVWCADDDGRPEGPQVLSTLLACADHHGLGQVSPVVVNIASPDDLAFPLRRGLVWRRKRSELFADDEAQGADNDLLPGIASLMNGALFSSETIDAIGVPDLRLFFRGDEVEMHRRLVRSGIGFGTCLTTAYLHPDGTDEFRPILGGRMHTQYPDNEVKRFFTYRNRGYLMSQPGMRKLLPQEYARFGWYFLVQQRDAAGFREWMRLRKLGRSERFERP comes from the coding sequence ATGAGCGGTCGGCGGATCGTCGGCGTCGTCGTCACGCACAAGCGGCGCGAACTGCTCGCCGAGTCGCTGAAGGTCCTGTCGAATCAGGACCGTCCGCTCGATCACCTGATCGTCGTCGACAACGCCGCCGAACCCGAGGTCGGCGAGCTGGTCGCGAACCAGCCGATCCCCACGACCTATCTGCCGTCGCAGCACAACCTCGGCGGCGCGGGCGGGTTCGCGCTCGGCATGCTTCACGCCCTGGCACTGGGCGCCGACTGGGTGTGGTGCGCCGACGACGACGGCCGACCGGAGGGACCGCAGGTCCTGTCCACGCTGCTGGCGTGTGCCGACCACCACGGACTCGGACAGGTGTCCCCCGTCGTGGTGAACATCGCCTCCCCCGACGACCTCGCGTTCCCCCTGCGACGCGGCCTGGTCTGGCGGCGTAAGCGATCGGAGCTGTTCGCCGACGACGAGGCTCAGGGCGCGGACAACGATCTGCTGCCCGGCATCGCGTCGCTGATGAACGGTGCACTGTTCTCCTCGGAGACGATCGACGCGATCGGCGTCCCCGACCTGCGCCTGTTCTTCCGCGGCGACGAGGTGGAGATGCACCGTCGCCTCGTCCGATCCGGCATCGGCTTCGGCACCTGCCTGACCACGGCGTACCTGCACCCGGACGGGACGGACGAGTTCCGCCCGATCCTCGGCGGCCGCATGCACACCCAGTACCCGGACAACGAGGTGAAGCGCTTCTTCACCTACCGCAACCGCGGCTACCTGATGAGCCAGCCCGGCATGCGCAAGCTCCTCCCCCAGGAGTACGCGCGGTTCGGCTGGTACTTCCTGGTGCAGCAGCGCGACGCCGCAGGCTTCCGCGAGTGGATGCGTCTGCGCAAGCTGGGCCGCTCGGAGCGCTTCGAGCGACCGTAG
- a CDS encoding ABC transporter ATP-binding protein, producing MTKSTDIRVDTWDAGIDFPIFDAKTRSLKKAVLGAAGGVIGANSSKTVVVEALRDINLHLEHGARVGLVGHNGAGKSTLLRLLAGIYEPTQGSCRVKGRVAPVFDLGVGMDPEISGYENIVIRGMFLGMSKREMLKKTDEIAEFSELGDYLNMPLRTYSTGMRVRLALGVVTSIDPEILILDEGIGAVDAEFMKKARTRLQALVERSGILVFASHSNEFLAQLCDRALWIDHGKVRMDGGIEEVVGAYEGPEAAQSVRKVLAELEADKA from the coding sequence ATGACCAAATCAACCGACATCCGTGTCGACACGTGGGATGCGGGCATCGACTTCCCGATCTTCGACGCCAAGACGCGCTCGCTGAAGAAGGCCGTCCTGGGTGCGGCGGGCGGCGTCATCGGCGCCAACAGTTCGAAGACCGTCGTCGTCGAAGCGCTCCGCGACATCAACCTGCACCTGGAGCACGGCGCGCGCGTCGGCCTCGTCGGACACAACGGCGCGGGCAAGTCGACGCTGCTGCGCCTCCTCGCGGGCATCTATGAGCCGACGCAGGGATCGTGCCGCGTCAAGGGCCGCGTGGCCCCGGTCTTCGACCTCGGCGTCGGCATGGACCCGGAGATCTCCGGATACGAGAACATCGTCATCCGCGGCATGTTCCTCGGCATGAGCAAGCGCGAGATGCTGAAGAAGACCGACGAGATCGCCGAGTTCTCCGAGTTGGGCGACTACCTCAACATGCCGCTGCGCACCTATTCGACGGGCATGCGCGTGCGCCTGGCCTTGGGCGTCGTCACCTCGATCGACCCGGAGATCCTGATCCTCGACGAGGGCATCGGCGCCGTCGACGCCGAGTTCATGAAGAAGGCCCGCACCCGCCTGCAGGCGTTGGTGGAGCGCTCCGGAATCCTGGTCTTCGCCAGCCACTCCAACGAGTTCCTGGCCCAGCTGTGCGACCGCGCGCTGTGGATCGACCACGGGAAGGTGCGGATGGACGGCGGCATCGAAGAAGTGGTCGGCGCGTACGAGGGCCCCGAAGCAGCCCAGAGCGTCCGCAAGGTGCTCGCCGAACTCGAGGCGGACAAGGCGTGA
- a CDS encoding ABC transporter permease, translating to MSAVVNDGGIPPAPPTSDSKTFARGFKDLADGFRNRELWLHLGWTDIKQRYKRSVLGPLWITIATGVTAVAMGILYGALFHMDIEYFLPYVTLGFIFWGFIETTILDGSVVFSTNEGLIKQLPAPVSIHVYRNVWRSLIIFAHNVVIYVIIFAVFRPPLDWSVLLVIPAMGLYILNAVWVTIVFGIMSTRFRDIGQLLSTMIRLVFFMTPIIWTTKSLTDISGGVSDRAKLAQLNPMYHYLEIARAPLMGEPVALHHWIIVIGCTALGWLAAMFVMRNFRSRVPYWV from the coding sequence GTGTCAGCCGTAGTCAATGACGGCGGAATCCCGCCCGCACCGCCCACCTCGGACTCGAAGACCTTCGCCCGGGGCTTCAAGGATCTCGCCGACGGGTTCCGCAACCGTGAACTGTGGTTGCACCTCGGGTGGACCGACATCAAGCAGCGCTACAAGCGCTCGGTTCTCGGCCCGCTGTGGATCACCATCGCCACCGGCGTCACCGCCGTCGCGATGGGCATCCTGTACGGCGCGCTGTTCCACATGGACATCGAGTACTTCCTGCCGTACGTGACCCTGGGCTTCATCTTCTGGGGCTTCATCGAGACGACGATCCTCGACGGCTCGGTGGTCTTCTCCACCAACGAGGGGCTGATCAAACAGTTGCCCGCGCCGGTGAGCATCCACGTGTACCGCAACGTGTGGCGCAGCCTGATCATCTTCGCGCACAACGTGGTGATCTACGTGATCATCTTCGCGGTGTTCCGACCCCCGCTCGATTGGTCGGTGCTGCTGGTGATCCCCGCGATGGGCCTGTACATCCTCAACGCGGTGTGGGTGACGATCGTCTTCGGCATCATGTCGACGCGCTTCCGCGACATCGGCCAGCTGCTGTCGACCATGATCCGCCTGGTCTTCTTCATGACGCCGATCATCTGGACCACCAAGTCGCTGACCGACATCAGCGGCGGCGTGTCCGACCGCGCGAAGCTGGCCCAGCTGAACCCGATGTACCACTACCTGGAGATCGCCCGCGCACCGCTGATGGGCGAGCCCGTCGCCCTGCATCACTGGATCATCGTCATCGGCTGCACCGCCCTCGGCTGGCTGGCCGCGATGTTCGTGATGCGCAACTTCCGCTCGCGCGTGCCGTACTGGGTCTAG
- a CDS encoding bacterial proteasome activator family protein, giving the protein MHPAMFGSATPGDPGNPSDPSFGQPADGSIILPGTPGEEGAEHPHDVAGMVEQPAKVMRIGTMIKQLLEEVRAAPLDDASRNRLADIHRTSISELEEGLAPELREELDRLALPFSDDATPSDAELRIAQAQLVGWLEGLFHGIQTALFAQQMAARNQLEQMRQGALPPGASPQDGHSTGQYL; this is encoded by the coding sequence ATGCACCCCGCCATGTTCGGCTCGGCCACGCCGGGCGACCCCGGTAACCCTTCGGACCCCTCGTTCGGTCAGCCCGCTGACGGTTCGATCATCCTGCCCGGCACCCCGGGCGAGGAGGGCGCGGAGCATCCGCACGACGTCGCGGGAATGGTGGAGCAGCCGGCGAAGGTGATGCGCATCGGCACCATGATCAAGCAGCTGCTGGAAGAGGTCCGGGCGGCACCTCTGGACGATGCGAGCCGCAACCGACTCGCCGACATCCATCGCACGTCGATCTCGGAGTTGGAGGAGGGCCTGGCACCGGAGCTGCGCGAGGAACTCGATCGACTCGCGCTGCCGTTCTCCGACGACGCCACGCCGTCCGACGCGGAACTGCGGATCGCTCAGGCCCAGCTCGTCGGCTGGCTCGAGGGCCTGTTCCACGGAATCCAGACCGCGCTCTTCGCCCAGCAGATGGCCGCGCGGAACCAGTTGGAGCAGATGCGTCAGGGCGCGCTGCCGCCGGGAGCTTCGCCACAGGACGGGCACAGCACGGGCCAGTACCTCTGA
- a CDS encoding aminotransferase class V-fold PLP-dependent enzyme, translated as MPFDIASVRGLFPALGDGWIYFDPQAGMQIPDSVASAVSRGFRSYPVAAGRHSPQARAAAGVVDDARAAVADLLGADPAGVVLGSSRAALMSALVDALPLSAWRGRNIVLSRSDDEAVLRPAVAGAARYGSQVRWAEIDIEDGSLPAWQFAEVVDEHTSLLAVTLASSVTGAITDIGPIAGHARATGAHLLVDASTAAPYVPLSMSELGADAVMVSAERWGGPGVAAMVFADPARVTSLERISMDPSTTGPARLEREPVPSALLSGLIASVEYLSRLDSSAVGTRRERIVASMDATYEYVHRLLFYLVNSLTHLSNVSVVGPEVHRVPVVSFVVHGVSAVDVCTRLGDNGIAALAAIPSRALTAIGVDEIGGAVTVGLSAYSTPYEVDQLVRVLGSFG; from the coding sequence ATGCCGTTCGACATCGCCTCTGTTCGGGGGCTCTTCCCAGCATTGGGAGACGGCTGGATCTACTTCGACCCGCAGGCCGGCATGCAGATTCCCGATTCGGTCGCGTCGGCGGTGTCGCGGGGCTTCCGGTCGTATCCGGTCGCCGCCGGGCGACACAGTCCGCAGGCCCGTGCGGCCGCGGGCGTGGTCGACGACGCGCGGGCGGCCGTCGCCGACCTGCTCGGTGCAGACCCCGCCGGTGTGGTTCTCGGCTCCTCGCGCGCCGCGCTGATGTCGGCGCTGGTCGACGCGCTGCCGCTGTCCGCGTGGCGCGGTCGGAACATCGTGCTGTCGCGGTCCGACGACGAAGCCGTGCTGCGGCCCGCCGTCGCCGGCGCCGCCCGCTACGGATCTCAGGTCCGCTGGGCCGAGATCGACATCGAGGACGGTTCGCTCCCCGCGTGGCAGTTCGCCGAGGTGGTCGATGAGCACACGTCGCTCCTCGCGGTGACCCTCGCGTCGTCGGTCACCGGCGCCATCACCGACATCGGTCCCATCGCAGGCCACGCCCGGGCGACCGGCGCCCACCTGCTCGTCGACGCATCGACCGCCGCACCCTATGTCCCGCTGTCGATGTCCGAACTCGGCGCCGACGCCGTCATGGTCAGCGCGGAGCGCTGGGGCGGCCCCGGCGTCGCCGCGATGGTCTTCGCCGATCCGGCGCGGGTGACGTCGTTGGAGCGGATCTCGATGGATCCGTCGACCACCGGCCCGGCGCGGCTGGAGCGGGAGCCGGTGCCCAGCGCACTCCTGTCCGGGCTGATCGCGTCGGTGGAGTATCTGTCGCGACTCGACTCGTCGGCCGTCGGCACCCGTCGGGAGCGGATCGTCGCGTCGATGGACGCCACCTATGAGTATGTGCACCGGCTCCTCTTCTATCTGGTCAACTCCCTGACCCACCTGTCGAACGTCAGCGTGGTCGGTCCCGAGGTTCACAGGGTCCCGGTCGTCAGCTTCGTGGTCCACGGGGTCTCCGCCGTCGACGTCTGTACCCGATTGGGCGACAACGGAATCGCTGCGCTGGCGGCGATTCCGAGCCGCGCGTTGACGGCGATCGGCGTCGACGAGATCGGCGGCGCGGTGACGGTCGGACTGTCTGCGTACTCGACGCCGTACGAGGTCGACCAACTGGTTCGCGTCCTCGGTTCCTTCGGTTGA
- a CDS encoding MarR family winged helix-turn-helix transcriptional regulator, with the protein MGDHDDAAGVLNGRERELWHEFVGGGWVLYRAVFREIDQSSADWRLLEVLSYAPRMRISDLAEATQIGLSTVSRQVSRFMDRGVVERVDAEGDDTRQKWVRITDLGRAEVAPILEARDRAVRRLIIDRLSPDEFEQLCGLFGTLGRRIAEDEGQARSSSRLRASAVPSRSHRPR; encoded by the coding sequence GTGGGTGATCACGACGATGCTGCGGGGGTGCTGAACGGTCGCGAACGAGAGCTGTGGCACGAGTTCGTCGGCGGCGGATGGGTGCTGTATCGCGCGGTCTTCCGCGAGATCGACCAGTCGTCCGCGGACTGGCGGCTCCTGGAAGTTCTGTCGTACGCACCGCGGATGCGGATCAGCGATCTCGCCGAGGCCACGCAGATCGGCCTCAGCACGGTGTCGCGGCAGGTCAGCCGGTTCATGGATCGCGGTGTCGTGGAGCGAGTCGACGCCGAGGGCGACGACACGCGGCAGAAGTGGGTTCGGATCACCGATCTGGGGCGCGCAGAGGTCGCGCCGATCCTCGAAGCGCGCGATCGCGCCGTGCGCCGTCTCATCATCGACCGACTCAGCCCCGACGAGTTCGAGCAGCTCTGCGGTCTGTTCGGCACTCTCGGTCGACGGATCGCCGAAGACGAGGGACAAGCACGGTCCAGCTCCCGACTCAGAGCGTCAGCAGTACCTTCCCGATCGCATCGCCCGAGGTGA